Proteins from one Anopheles nili chromosome 2, idAnoNiliSN_F5_01, whole genome shotgun sequence genomic window:
- the LOC128721013 gene encoding bestrophin-4-like, producing MTVTYTAEVATCRGFGCFLKLLMRWRGSIYKLVWLDLTCFLLLYYVLNVTYRFGLSEDQKRIFEEIVKYCATYSNLIPLSFVLGFYVTIVMTRWWNQYTSIPWPDPIAVFVSANIHGQDERGRVMRRTIMRYVCLCLTMVLTNISPRVKKRFPTIEHLVEAGLLNDNEHKIMSHLNQKFPRHSKHWLPIVWAASIVTRARKEGRCRDDFASKTIIDELNKFRGQCGLLISYDTISVPLVYTQVVTLAVYSYFLTSVMGQQWVETKELGEGVVNKIDQYFPIFTTLQFFFYMGWLKVAESLINPFGEDDDDFEVNWIVDRNLQVSYLIVDEMHHEHPELLKDQYWDEIFPTELPHTVASAEIREEPPQPSTADIVVKKKEAEVIPVVPTAIRIDEMVGKQNQAVEYNFSGNPNEDEMDDNVSGIHFNTSDKPIYRGGSSATSLASVAGTMSRVNTVTSALKRFFSKDESSRPNSATPDAGSVPFRFPGSASSTNLAGGRGPDRAMGSMRITDQVIEEVDEQLTITSMQGNNTDSRPTAASLFEHGPPKPSDPVDVPMQPYNRTQSSVAHGFNSQLTPPGPDSMLSASAPETGRFEHNFVPLSPTDPDAVPMVPSSTALSTAIDEGDRVTTTYENEETEKEQLERKTRLLARSISKQAVLGLINTDMLLEELSRSTGDLETPEKRPQQNTPDGPTSDTNSNVDTTL from the exons ATGACGGTGACCTACACGGCGGAAGTGGCGACTTGCCGGGGTTTCGGCTGCTTCCTGAAGCTGCTGATGAG ATGGCGCGGTAGTATCTACAAACTGGTGTGGCTGGATTTGACCTGCTTCCTGCTTCTCTACTACGTGCTGAACGTTACCTACCGCTTCGGTTTGTCGGAGGATCAAAAACG GATTTTTGAGGAAATCGTCAAGTACTGTGCCACCTACAGCAACCTGATCCCGCTCTCGTTCGTGCTCGGTTTCTATGTCACGATCGTGATGACGCGCTGGTGGAACCAGTACACCAGCATTCCGTGGCCGGACCCGATTGCCGTTTTTGTCAGTGCCAACATTCACGGTCAG GACGAACGTGGACGTGTGATGCGCCGCACCATAATGCGGTACGTGTGCCTCTGCCTAACGATGGTGTTGACCAACATCTCGCCACGCGTGAAGAAACGTTTCCCGACCATCGAGCATCTGGTTGAGGCTGGTTTGCTGAATGATAACGAGCACAAGATCATGTCACATCTGAACCAGAAGTTTCCGCGTCATTCCAAGCACTGGTTGCCGATTGTTTGGGCGGCTAGTATTGTGACTCGTGCCCGCAAGGAGGGTCGGTGTCGGGACGATTTCGCCTCCAAAACGATCATCGACGAGCTGAACAAGTTCCGTGGCCAGTGCGGGTTGCTAATTTCGTACGATACGATCAGCGTGCCGCTCGTGTACACGCAGGTGGTGACGCTGGCCGTATACAGTTACTTCCTCACGTCGGTTATGGGACAGCAGTGGGTCGAAACGAAGGAACTTGGCGAAGGGGTGGTGAACAAGATCGACCAGTACTTCCCGATCTTCACCACGTTGCAGTTTTTCTTCTACATGGGCTGGTTGAAGGTGGCCGAATCGCTGATCAACCCATTCGGCGAGGATGATGACGACTTTGAGGTGAACTGGATCGTCGATCGGAACCTGCAGGTGTCGTACCTGATCGTGGACGAGATGCACCACGAGCATCCGGAGCTGCTGAAGGATCAGTACTGGGATGAGATATTTCCGACCGAGCTCCCGCACACGGTGGCATCGGCCGAGATCCGTGAGGAACCACCACAACCCTCGACCGCGGACATCGtggtgaagaagaaggaagcggaagTCATTCCGGTGGTGCCAACGGCAATCCGCATCGACGAAATGGTCGGTAAACAGAACCAAGCGGTTGAGTATAACTTCTCCGGGAATCCCAACGAAGACGAG ATGGATGACAATGTAAGTGGCATTCATTTCAACACCTCCGATAAGCCAATCTACCGTGGTGGAAGTTCTGCGACAAGTTTGGCTAGTGTAGCCGGCACGATGTCTCGCGTGAACACGGTTACCTCGGCGCTGAAACGTTTCTTCAGCAAGGACGAATCGAGTCGCCCGAATAGTGCCACACCGGACGCAGGATCCGTACCATTCAGGTTCCCTGGATCAGCCAGTTCAACAAATCTCGCTGGCGGACGAGGCCCAGATCGTGCTATGGGCAGCATGCGTATTACAGATCAAGTGATAGAAGAAGTCGACGAGCAGCTAACCATCACGTCGATGCAGGGCAACAATACAGACAGCCGGCCGACGGCAGCTAGCCTATTTGAGCATGGTCCCCCAAAGCCCAGTGATCCGGTTGATGTGCCGATGCAACCCTACAATCGCACGCAGTCGTCAGTGGCGCATGGATTCAATTCACAACTGACACCGCCTGGTCCCGACTCGATGCTTTCCGCATCAGCTCCGGAAACGGGCCGGTTCGAACACAACTTCGTTCCACTGAGCCCAACGGATCCGGATGCTGTTCCAATGGTACCCTCGTCAACGGCATTATCCACTGCAATCGATGAAGGTGACCGGGTCACCACGACGTATGAGAAcgaggaaacggaaaaggaGCAGCTAGAGAGGAAGACACGTCTGTTGGCACGGTCCATCAGCAAGCAGGCCGTGCTGGGTCTTATTAACACCGATATGCTGCTTGAAGAGCTCTCTAGAAGCACGGGTGATTTGGAGACACCCGAAAAGAGACCCCAGCAGAACACGCCCGATGGCCCAACCTCCGACACGAACAGTAACGTCGATACGACCTTATGA